actgttttaaaaacacTTTTGTTATTAACAGAAAGCGAATAAACATGCAGTAACAAATGAACCTCTTTGCTTCTCCAATTTTGCAAAAGACTGGCGGTAACTTTATCTACTGTGTAGCATCTATGATTAGCTTTGTCGTTGAACAAAGCAAACCGTACGAAATCATCTTCCTGGGGAACAGAGCGGGAACTCCACGAAGGCATTGCAACACCGCTTTCATCAGCTGTAAAAATCACTTCTCGCTTTAGATACTGTTTTGAAAGTAACCAACAACTATGAAGGAATTGTTCAGTATTGTTCCCGGATACTCCCCATTTACCCATTTCCTTACCGGAGCTATGGCCCTTGAAGTCTCGCACGGCAACCAGCAACCAACAACCAAACAAACCATTTGGTAGTTCATTTTGTGAAAGTCCGAGTTGCTTTGGCTTATTATCAATATTATGTGTATCAGATAAGTTATGATAATTGTCAATAGGTAATAAAGCAGTAACATTGTCATCCTCTTGTAAAGGGTCGTCTTGAGAATAAATAAATTCTTCTGAAAATTCCTCCTCGACTACCGAATTTGATCTAGACATTTGATTTTCCTCCGCAAATATACGAGCTTTTTTAGCCGTTGTTATTATATTTGCTGTAATAAAAAACCGTAatagtaaaaatttaaaaaaatatgaaaaagtggcTTACATTTATTCACTATAGCTGCtgcaaattgaagaaaaataaacgaaacaaaCTGTCATCACATACCAGTTGCATCAAGGATGCCGTGcacatcagggatgccaggttaaaTTGTTAAGCAAGTTTTAAAAAGTATGTGCTATTAAATTGTTGCAGAAACAGTTCGCATTTTATGGTGCAAAAATGAAAGTTAAATGCTCTAAAGACGTAAATTTCTAAAATGTTCATTTAACATCTGATAAGTACAATCCTTAAATATCTACGGCGTTAATCAGAAATCTGTAGATTCAGGTATAAATTTGCATAAGTGGCATCACTAGTTTTCATATACTGGACTTATTTGTATGTGTGTACTGCGGGAAACGGACTGTGCAAATATTTATTTCGCAAGAGTCTAATCAAGTATGAAATGCGCAATACtattggatttttttaattattcgattagctcaataatcgaatattagttttaaactattcgattaaatattactcgattatctgagttattaatcgattactcgattaatcgatcgatattacgacatccctagccatgaaattataatgaaataaaactggaaactggtacaaccgattttttgtttttgaattatgacttttggtcatttgttgcttaaaattattcattttacctAAATAATAACCATTTCGATGCAAtgaattatttaatttaaaactatgacCAAAAAGACATCGAGGAACTGTGGAAAACAACGCTTCTTGATGCCGGAAATGTAATCTTTCATTTTTTCTCTGTAGATTTTCCTATTATGAAGTATTACAAATTATACTACAAAATTTCTAGAACCTAAAAAGAGTAAAGATCAACCGCAACTCACTCTTGAAGAGAGATGAAATTCGACACAAGTGCTTAATTTCTGTGTTTCTAAACAAACTCAATAACAAACGATATGCGTAGAACGTAATCCAAGTGTGAATAgttcggttttaactttatattattaatgttaaaccatgttattttctgcaggtgtgaacatagtattaggcTGTAGACCATTTCgcaaatgattttaacattaagtTAAAACTTGACAGTCGACTAGTTATTTAGTCATtgtcaaaaataattccgcTTGAAAGCATGCTTGTTTTTGACAAcgcgatagttattttccgacactgaaaaaaaaaaacttatgataaAATTCTAATCTCAGgcctttagtaaaaattttgcctttatgatttttttttgtttttgattatagagggtttaaccttaaggtcattcgcctcttcgggccacacAAACTTTCTTACTCTATGTGCAGGGTTGGGAAGCGAACGCGGACGGGCAGcgttgaaaggcatcgacttacccatcacgctatacccgtccccagagTCTGTATGATTTCATTTTATACTTTCAGTCTTAGAAAGTACCCAAAAAAATTCAATACATTGTCAAacaaagtaagtttatctcaAAGTACTTCTTACGTTCGCTGTATTACAATTATTATACTGcttgatatcattttattttcaatgtaaAGAAAACCCAAGTAACTTTTCATCCGTCAGACTTTGAATTGAAGAGAAAACTGAATACTGTACACAATTGAAAATTgagaactgaaaactgaaaactaaaaattgaaatttgaaaaacggataataaaaaaatgaaaactacaaATTAAAAACTATTAACTAATAGCTAATAATTAAGAATAATGGATAACAAATACTCGGAAACTAAAAACTTAGAACTtaaaattaagattcaaatatttaaaacctaacactaaaaaactaaaatctAGACACTTTAAAATAAC
This genomic window from Malaya genurostris strain Urasoe2022 chromosome 1, Malgen_1.1, whole genome shotgun sequence contains:
- the LOC131433858 gene encoding uncharacterized protein LOC131433858, yielding MSRSNSVVEEEFSEEFIYSQDDPLQEDDNVTALLPIDNYHNLSDTHNIDNKPKQLGLSQNELPNGLFGCWLLVAVRDFKGHSSGKEMGKWGVSGNNTEQFLHSCWLLSKQYLKREVIFTADESGVAMPSWSSRSVPQEDDFVRFALFNDKANHRCYTVDKVTASLLQNWRSKEVHLLLHVYSLSVNNKSVFKTVCEILLQPEDRDKAGAVTNKALAVLAQKLRDIHSDSWQANNIAWMMWANTICCSAPHRQEELLLEAPPVHLIKLFSVKELPRLKSIRRSFAVAHSVNIGYHDEIVSLREAFEDLDITVQNLLVKMQLVKRCLESLEQRNRTGESFISAAEEAVQVQESELGVSLAGRVRDMDDIDH